The genomic window ACCGTGACTGAACCAAAAGCCAGTACCTGCAGCCCGTCCTGTATTTCAAACTTCAGACCATGCGCAACAGATTTAAAGATAACGGCCTGAAGCTGTGCATGCGCGTCCTTCAGGGTCAGATACACATGTCCGGACGACGGTCTCTTTACATTTGACAGCTCTCCTAGAACCCAGACATTGAAGAACTCCTGTTCAACTGAACCCCGTATCCTTCTGGTCAGCTCAGAAATCGTAAGCACCGTATTCCGGCTTTTCGCTGTATCAACAAACATGGGTAAGGGACTGGCCAGATTCATCTATCACCCTCTTTAATTTCAATCCTTTTGATGCTTTCTGCATTTCCCGTTTGGCTATTTACCACGATCTTCACGCCATTTATCCGCATATCTCTTTCTGCCACATCAAATTTCGTGGGCATCTGTGTCACAATTGCCTTTAACACACAGTCAATCTTTCTTCCCAACACGGACTCGTGAGGACCCGTCATTCCCAGGTCACTGATAAAGGCCGTTCCTTTTGGCAGTATTTTTTCGTCCGCCGTGGGCACGTGGGTATGCGTACCCAGCACGGCGCTTACTTTACCATCCAAATACCACCCCATGGCAATTTTTTCTGAGGTTGCTTCAGCGTGCATATCCACAAAGATAACCTTTGTTTCTCTTGAAATATTTTTCACAATTTCATCAGAAACCCGAAAGGGACAATCGATGGGTTTCATAAATACCCGGCCCAATAAATTAATAACTCCAACCGGATTCCCCAACTTGGAATTCTTTATTACATAACCTTTTCCCATTGCCAGGGGGGAATAATTAGCCGGCCTGAGCACACTTGTGCCGGTTTCCATCATGGGTAATATTTCCTTTTTGTCCCATACATGGTCACCGGTAGTTATGACATCGATTCCGTACGAAAGTAATTCTGTGGCTATTTCTGCGGTAATACCTGCACCTGCGGCAGCATTTTCTCCATTTGCAATACAAAAGTGCACCTCTTCTTTATCGATAAATGGCTTGAGCTTTTCCTTTAAAATCATACGGCCCGGCTTTCCCACAATATCACCGATAACCAAGACGTTCATTTTCATTCAACATTCTTTCTGTACGCATGTTTGAATTTCTGCATTAACCGTCTCTCAACGCCGGGCGGAACAAATTGGCTCACACTTCCGCCCAGACTAACAGCCTCCTTGATAAGCGTGGAGTTGAGAAACGAATATTGTTCACTCGTCATTACAAATACCGTCTCAACTTCCTTATTCAAAACCCGGTTCGTTAGTGCCCTCTGAAATTCATATTCAAAATCAGACACCGTACGGATACCGCGCAAGATAATCGTAGTCTTCTGTGTTTTGAGATAATCTACCAGCATCCCGTTAAAACTGTCAACTTCGACGTTTTTTAAGTCCGCAACCTCTTCCCGAATCATCCCCATGCGTTCGTCAACAGAAAACAGGGCTTCTTTTAATGGATTGCACCCGACTGATACAACTAAGGTATCAAACACCAGACTTCCGCGCTTTATCACATCCAGATGCCCATAGGTAACAGGATCAAACGTTCCTGGGTATACGGCTTTTCTCATGATACGGTATTACCTCTAAAACCAAAAACGCCTCGTCTTTCTCTCCAATCCTTTTGGCGTAATGTCAAACCGATAGGAGGAGTCATCCCTTACCGGATCCAGTTCCAGCGTAAAACTTCCTATCCAATCATGAAAATACCGGGATAATACTAAATAGGTCTTCAGGTTTTGGGATTTGTTTTCTCTGTCTATGTTATCATTCTCATCTTCAATTAATTCAAAGGACTTGAAATCGTACATTTCCCCGCCCATCACCTTCCATTTTTCACTAATGGTGTATTCTGCTGCCAGAATAATAGTTGAACTAATATCCCTGATAAAGCGATGACCAATAAAATATTGCCAATCAGGAAGATTATAAAACTCAAGACCTGAGGAAAGAACGTCAAACTGGAATTTTTCTGTATTGAACTCATTTCGTTCAGAAACAAATGCAACAATATCGGTTAGTTGTGATCGGAAATCAATATTCACAAAGTTATCTTTTCGTATGATTATACCGTTTATTCCGTCATTATAAATACCAGCCTTTGACGGAAACAGATAATAATCCACATTGAAATTGATAAAATCCACGGTTTTTTCGAGGCCCGGCTCGCCACGTTTTGTCTGTAATTTATTTTTTACCCCTATTACAGCGACATGAGATGAGTCCAAGGCATCAACTGAATCATACTGATAGACTTCATTTGGATCTTTCGTGACTATGGGACTATACATATAACGAAGTTCTGGTACAAAGATATGTCTGAGCCGGTTAATCTTCAAGAAATCCTGATAATAACTATAATTTCTCCAGTGTGTTGAGCTCCAGTCAAAACCAAAGGAGCCGATAAAACGCCCCGCAGCAGGGCCATTTGCCTCATCAACAGCATCTGAGGTATCAATGCTTTCCGTATACGCCGTAACCCGTCCCTCCGCAAAGGGATTTATATTAAAAATCCCTGGTTTAAAAGGCATGCTTATCCGGTTTACGCTATCCATCCGTGCAACAGATTCATTTTCGACTTCCGGATCAATCCGTTCAAAAGAGCCGTTAAAATATGTTGCGGCTGATTCCGAAGTGAAAACCAAACGGTTATCTGCTATCGGTTCGCCAATGATCCGGTATGAAATTTCAGGCAGACGTTCTGCATACCGTCTTTCCCGTAACGAATCAACGGTTGTGTCAAATCCGTTAAATTGTTCATTAACGACAAAGGTTTCCGCCGAAGTGTCGTGAATTCGTCGTAAATAAAGCGCCGTTTCCCGGTCTTTCTCCTGTTTAAACTCGTGCCGAAAATATTCTCTGAGAAACCGTGGATCACTTAAATAAGAATACTCCATCTCCAGACGCCAATCATACGGTAATTGATGCCGATGCCGCCAGAGGATGGTACCGCGGTCTTCATTTTCAATTGGAACGTCATTAATATCGGAGTCCCCATGGTCCTTGATATAATAGGTATCGATGTAACCAAAGAGATCCTCCCGGTTATATTCAAAATCAAGCCCGGTACCCAATCCCCGCTCTTGCAGATAATCGAGATTCAAGATAAGGTCACTCCAATCTTTCTGATTGCCGCCGGTAGCGGCAAATAAATCCCAGTCTGTCCTGATAAATGAACCAAAACGGGAGGAACTCCCGAACTGCCAATCTCTTAAAAGCCGTTCCTTCCTCCGCACGTCGAGGGATAAATATGGCAAATAAGCAATCGGATATCGATCCAGATAAAAGGAATTGTTGGTTGAGGAAACGATATTATGCACGCCCCTCTGTGCCAACCTGATCTTTTTCCCTTTAAAATGGTAGTGAGGATGTCCATATCCGCAGGCACTAATCTTACCATTGGTAATTTCGTATTTTCCTTTGCCTACCCGCCGGATCTCTTCTCCTTTAACGTAGGCCGGAAACCCTTCGAAGGTAAATCTTTTCTCTTTTCGTGAAGGCGCTTTCATTTCAGAAGCAACGTCTGTTTTGTCCCTTTTTTCCTGGATTTTCGTCTTTATCTTGCTATTGATAAGAATTCCTCTTTCTTCCTTTACGTTTTCAAATATCTTATCAGCAATCAGCAGGTCATCCTTGCGGCGCATTGCTACATTCCCCTCCGCATAAATTTCACGCAAAGGCAGTTTTTCTTCCGCTGAAATATCTGATTCCGTCGCATCAAACCACAAGATGACACTATCTGCGTCAATCGTCATGTCCTCTTTTTTCACTTTTACATTTCCAAGGGCAACAACGATTCGTTTGTCTCCGTCTTCCCACGAGTCAATGCTGTCTGCCAAAATATCAACCATCTCCTCTTTTTGAGAAACGTCAGAAGGCGACATCTTTGCAGGAATCTCAGCGGATAAATATTCTTCTCTCCCCATCGAACGAATCTCCTCTCCCCGAAGAACAATCTCTGTTTCCTGGGCAACTTCATATGTTTCGATGGGCTGGACATCAGGATTGACGACTATACCGGTCAGGGTCTCAAATCTGAGATAAACCTGTTCAAACTGCTCGTAATTCCCTTCTTCCAGAATAGTCACCTTTCCTTCACAGTACACTTCTACGATGGCCTCTTTCTGCTGGGCAGCCTCTTCTTCGTGAAACCAACAAACCGCGGTGTCTGCGGTAATCTGAAATGGCCACTGTAATATTCTTGCATCTTTCTGAACAGCAAACACGCGAATCCCATCTTTTTTCCACGTGGCAATACGATTTCCCGATAAGGAAAAGGGTCGCTGCTCAATATCTTTGACCCTGGTAAGCAGACTTTCCGCGTAACTATATCCGGACATGAAAAACAAGACGGTAAGCACAAAAAAAATTGGCGGTATTCGCATGAGAAAATGTCAAAATTTATTGTTGTGAAATGAATTTTCTTATGTGACCAATTACCTGATCTTGCTCTTTCTCAGTAATTTCAGGAAAGATAGGCAAGGCCAGGGTTTCATTTGAAGCTCTTTCAGCCTCAGGCAAGTCACCTTTTTTATACCCTAAGAACTCAAAACACTTTTGCAAGTGAAGCGGAACAGGATAATAGACAGCCGTCTCTATCCCGTGACGTTCGAGGTATTTTGCCAGGGAGTCTCTCGCTGGCGTTGCTATGACATACTGATGAAATATGTGGGTATTATAGGATTCTGTTTGGGGGAGTCGAATGGGTAAATCCTGTAAATGTTTATCGTAATATGCCGCAACCGTTCTGCGTTTCTCAGACCAGCCATTCAAATAGTTGAGTTTTACCGACAAAACGGCAGCCTGAATTGCATCCAACCTCCCATTGATACCAATATGCGAATGATAATACTTCGATTTCGACCCATGCACCCGTAAGAGTTTTACGAAATCCGCTAACTTGTCATCATTTGTTGTTATAAGTCCGCCGTCACCATAACCACCAAGATTTTTTGTGGGATAAAATGAGAAACACCCAATCTCTCCAAAAGAACCTGCCTTTTTTCCCTTATAAACCGCCCCTATCGCCTGCGCAGCATCCTCGATAACCACCAGCCCATGGGCACGGGCAATAGCAAGTACAACATCCATGTTCGCACACTGACCGTAGAGATGAACGACCAGGATCGCCTTGGTCTTTTTCGTGACTGCAGCAGCAATCTTCGCAACGTCGATATTATACGTCAGGGGATCGATATCCACAAAAACGGGAACCGCCCCCACGCGCGCAATGGAACTTGCCGTTGCGAAGAAAGTAAAAGGCGTTGTAATAACCTCATCGCCACTCTTGATATCGCATGCCATTAAGGCCAGCAATAGGGCGTCTGTACCCGATGACACCCCAAGGGCATGCTTCACACAACAAAATTGTGCAATCTTACTTTCAAACGATTCGACATAGGGTCCCAGAATGAAGGACTGGCTACTGATTACTTCTAAAACCGCTCTATTTATTTCTTCCCGGATCGTTTCATACTGTCGTTTTAAATCCAGAGAACTTACTTTCATCAAGAAAACAATCGTTTTTATGAATTGATTAAATATTAGTCCGTAAGTTTGCTAAACCATTATATTTGCATCAGTGCTGGCAATCATTATATTGAGAGAGACGGGATTTGTCAATAAAAAAGACGACCTGAAGGATTTTCTGTTTTTCTTCCCTCTAAGCAAATGGCAGAATGTAATAATAATTAGGCTTGACACTCCTAGATATATTTGTACTATAGGGAAACTCTGAATTATCATTGAAAAGGTTATAAAACGTATCATTAATTACACGACTACGTGTTGTATCCTTTGATGCAAGAGAAAGATTAACAATGTACATAAACGATGCAAGATGTCAGAACTACGCCTTGACGTGTCAAAGGGATTGCCTGATGATGCCTTTGAAAAACTCTTTATGAAGGATTGCCTTGAAATAATCGACGATTTTTCTCTACCCTAACGAAATCGATTAACACACCGGGAAAACCAGATGCGCAACGAATAATGCAACTAAAAAACTTCGTATTTTATTTTATGCTCGGTGGGGGTATTGTAAGTACTGTAACTTTTTTGGGTTCACAAGGTAAAGGACTTTTGGCGGCCTTTGTGGCTACTTTTCCCACCATGACAGTACTTACCTTTGCCTTGATCCATGGCAAGGCGGGACAATCTGCCACCTTAGATTATGCCAAGGGGTTGCTCTTCATGACCCCTCCATGGATTTTTTATGTGATATGTCTTATCCTCTTATTGCCAAGATGGGGCTTTCTGAAATCTCTTATTGTTGGTGTGCTCACGTACATGATCCTCGCTGGTCTTGTAAGTGTTGTTATACGACATCTTAAATAACCTGAGCAGGGCAAAACGGCAAAAGATTATCATCGGATTTTTTACCATTGATGGCAGAGAAGTGTTCATCAATCCATGTACAGAATTAACAAATATCATTTTAACGAATTCAAATGCCAGGCAAGCTTGCATAAGTCCAATTACGCCGTTTTAATCAACGTGTCAGATACCGGAATAAAATATTCACCCGATTTTGATTTTTCCGAAGAATATTACATCCTCAAGGAACTCAGTCACCCGCAAATACCCATTACGAGTGATTTTGGAGAGGGAGAATTATTCAGAGACGACAAATTTTTAATCAAGCAAAATTTTATTGTCTTGCAACATGTTCATGGATATGACTTGGTAGATTACTTCGCTGAAAAGGATATTGAAAATGCAGGAACACTTGATGAAGTTATCAAATCATTTATATCCGTCTGCGACCCCCTGCAACACGTCCATAACAAACATTACATTCATTGCGATTTAAAACCCGGGCATCTGATCCTGAATCAAAAAACCGGACTCGTGCATCTTATCGACTTTGAGCTGGCTATCAAACGGGGCGGCATCATTAAGGGAATTAGCAAAGAATATGCGTCACCGGAACAATTACAGATGCTTAACTACCTGAAGGATCTGCCGAGAAAGGTACATTATGAAACCATCTCCTCTACCATCCGGCTGGACGGCAGGACAGACCTCTATTCTCTGGGCCTCATCTTCTATCAGATAGTAACAAAAAAATTATGGCAGGTAGAAAAGGCATCACCCTGTAAAATAAATAGCCACATCCCACAGAAACTCGAAGAGGTCCTGCATAGTCTCCTGGAGGTAAATCCCTCCCAGAGAATTGCGTCTGCAGAGGAAGTAAAAAGGGTATTGATGAGTGTGTAAGGTCTGCAAACTTCTTTTCATGCTGTACGGATAGCCTATGAAAAACATTATCATATCAGACATCCATAGTAACGTTGATGCCTTGCTGGCGGTAGTGAAAGAAATCGCCGGGAAGGAATTCCCGATCTCCCGGATCCTGATCGCCGGCGATATCGTTGGCTACGGCGCGTCACCCAATGAATGCTGCGACGTCGTCCGTTTCTTACTCTATGGCAGAAAGGCAGTGGAGGTAACAAAAATCAATGAAATTGCCGCACAGCCATATCTTGATTCCCATCAGCAGCATGATCTGTACCATGCCCTTCTTGCCTTGGAAAAGAAGGGACTCGCCATCGGCGGAAATCACGACAGGGAAGCAGCCGGAGAACCTTCCCTGACGAGCGAAATGAACCCCGTAGCATTGGCTGCCATCAACTGGACAAAAGGGGTGTTGACAAAAGAGAATCTTAAGTTTTTACGAGGCCTTTCCCTGAGGATGAAGTTTGGCAAAGAAGGATTCGAAATCGTACACAGTACCCCTTCTTATCCACGGGGTTATGAATATGTCAGAAATGCCGGCGTGCTAAAGTACACCACACTGTGGTCGCCGGTTACCTTTGGAGGCCATACGCACCGTCCGTCAGCTTATATCTACACCAGAGAAACCAGGACTGTGAATGCCTCGGTTCTTGTTCCGGCAGATAATTACGATATGAGGCTTATGCTCATCGAAAAGGAATCAACGAACAAGGTGGAATCATTTGCTATCGACTCAAGCAAGGATTGGAAGTATTATGTCAACGTGGGATCGGTGGGTCAGCCGCGGGATGGAAACCCTCATGCATGTTACGTAATATTCGATTCTACCGAAAAACATCTCGAGTTTAAACGGGTATCGTATAATGCTGAAGCTGCATCAAAAAGAATAACCGAGGCAAAGCTACCGAAAGAGTTGTCAGAAAGGGTATTAAAGGGTGTCTGATTTCATGCCAAAACAGGAAATTTGGTAATAAGGCAGTTTTTGAAAAACATTTCCATCGATGTTAATTTGCGTAGGTAGATTAAGGCGTCGGTTTGTACGCCGAAT from Candidatus Brocadia sp. includes these protein-coding regions:
- a CDS encoding metallophosphoesterase family protein; the encoded protein is MKNIIISDIHSNVDALLAVVKEIAGKEFPISRILIAGDIVGYGASPNECCDVVRFLLYGRKAVEVTKINEIAAQPYLDSHQQHDLYHALLALEKKGLAIGGNHDREAAGEPSLTSEMNPVALAAINWTKGVLTKENLKFLRGLSLRMKFGKEGFEIVHSTPSYPRGYEYVRNAGVLKYTTLWSPVTFGGHTHRPSAYIYTRETRTVNASVLVPADNYDMRLMLIEKESTNKVESFAIDSSKDWKYYVNVGSVGQPRDGNPHACYVIFDSTEKHLEFKRVSYNAEAASKRITEAKLPKELSERVLKGV
- the lptD gene encoding LPS assembly protein LptD gives rise to the protein MRIPPIFFVLTVLFFMSGYSYAESLLTRVKDIEQRPFSLSGNRIATWKKDGIRVFAVQKDARILQWPFQITADTAVCWFHEEEAAQQKEAIVEVYCEGKVTILEEGNYEQFEQVYLRFETLTGIVVNPDVQPIETYEVAQETEIVLRGEEIRSMGREEYLSAEIPAKMSPSDVSQKEEMVDILADSIDSWEDGDKRIVVALGNVKVKKEDMTIDADSVILWFDATESDISAEEKLPLREIYAEGNVAMRRKDDLLIADKIFENVKEERGILINSKIKTKIQEKRDKTDVASEMKAPSRKEKRFTFEGFPAYVKGEEIRRVGKGKYEITNGKISACGYGHPHYHFKGKKIRLAQRGVHNIVSSTNNSFYLDRYPIAYLPYLSLDVRRKERLLRDWQFGSSSRFGSFIRTDWDLFAATGGNQKDWSDLILNLDYLQERGLGTGLDFEYNREDLFGYIDTYYIKDHGDSDINDVPIENEDRGTILWRHRHQLPYDWRLEMEYSYLSDPRFLREYFRHEFKQEKDRETALYLRRIHDTSAETFVVNEQFNGFDTTVDSLRERRYAERLPEISYRIIGEPIADNRLVFTSESAATYFNGSFERIDPEVENESVARMDSVNRISMPFKPGIFNINPFAEGRVTAYTESIDTSDAVDEANGPAAGRFIGSFGFDWSSTHWRNYSYYQDFLKINRLRHIFVPELRYMYSPIVTKDPNEVYQYDSVDALDSSHVAVIGVKNKLQTKRGEPGLEKTVDFINFNVDYYLFPSKAGIYNDGINGIIIRKDNFVNIDFRSQLTDIVAFVSERNEFNTEKFQFDVLSSGLEFYNLPDWQYFIGHRFIRDISSTIILAAEYTISEKWKVMGGEMYDFKSFELIEDENDNIDRENKSQNLKTYLVLSRYFHDWIGSFTLELDPVRDDSSYRFDITPKGLERKTRRFWF
- a CDS encoding DegT/DnrJ/EryC1/StrS family aminotransferase, with product MKVSSLDLKRQYETIREEINRAVLEVISSQSFILGPYVESFESKIAQFCCVKHALGVSSGTDALLLALMACDIKSGDEVITTPFTFFATASSIARVGAVPVFVDIDPLTYNIDVAKIAAAVTKKTKAILVVHLYGQCANMDVVLAIARAHGLVVIEDAAQAIGAVYKGKKAGSFGEIGCFSFYPTKNLGGYGDGGLITTNDDKLADFVKLLRVHGSKSKYYHSHIGINGRLDAIQAAVLSVKLNYLNGWSEKRRTVAAYYDKHLQDLPIRLPQTESYNTHIFHQYVIATPARDSLAKYLERHGIETAVYYPVPLHLQKCFEFLGYKKGDLPEAERASNETLALPIFPEITEKEQDQVIGHIRKFISQQ
- a CDS encoding TIGR00282 family metallophosphoesterase yields the protein MKMNVLVIGDIVGKPGRMILKEKLKPFIDKEEVHFCIANGENAAAGAGITAEIATELLSYGIDVITTGDHVWDKKEILPMMETGTSVLRPANYSPLAMGKGYVIKNSKLGNPVGVINLLGRVFMKPIDCPFRVSDEIVKNISRETKVIFVDMHAEATSEKIAMGWYLDGKVSAVLGTHTHVPTADEKILPKGTAFISDLGMTGPHESVLGRKIDCVLKAIVTQMPTKFDVAERDMRINGVKIVVNSQTGNAESIKRIEIKEGDR
- the coaD gene encoding pantetheine-phosphate adenylyltransferase; the encoded protein is MRKAVYPGTFDPVTYGHLDVIKRGSLVFDTLVVSVGCNPLKEALFSVDERMGMIREEVADLKNVEVDSFNGMLVDYLKTQKTTIILRGIRTVSDFEYEFQRALTNRVLNKEVETVFVMTSEQYSFLNSTLIKEAVSLGGSVSQFVPPGVERRLMQKFKHAYRKNVE
- a CDS encoding DUF3147 domain-containing protein, with the protein product MQLKNFVFYFMLGGGIVSTVTFLGSQGKGLLAAFVATFPTMTVLTFALIHGKAGQSATLDYAKGLLFMTPPWIFYVICLILLLPRWGFLKSLIVGVLTYMILAGLVSVVIRHLK
- a CDS encoding protein kinase encodes the protein MYRINKYHFNEFKCQASLHKSNYAVLINVSDTGIKYSPDFDFSEEYYILKELSHPQIPITSDFGEGELFRDDKFLIKQNFIVLQHVHGYDLVDYFAEKDIENAGTLDEVIKSFISVCDPLQHVHNKHYIHCDLKPGHLILNQKTGLVHLIDFELAIKRGGIIKGISKEYASPEQLQMLNYLKDLPRKVHYETISSTIRLDGRTDLYSLGLIFYQIVTKKLWQVEKASPCKINSHIPQKLEEVLHSLLEVNPSQRIASAEEVKRVLMSV